A region of Corynebacterium glucuronolyticum DSM 44120 DNA encodes the following proteins:
- a CDS encoding arabinosyltransferase domain-containing protein: protein MLTLDKIKKLAIASGIVGFLLFILTPFLPVNQTQSTVHWPQGDLQSITAPLMSYAPEKLEATIPVDAFDELHDGQNLLLGTLPQDSKDATQRGLFIRLGENGLDAVVKDKVIFALSREDVDKLQPTDELKLVSDAEGTTITLGSHEGSTDEDTRPQVTGLYTELNREANVPGLSADITINSRFTSSPSLIKYLAMWGGIACLLLSLFSLWKFDQLAGNHQPEYTPRWKTITPLDGIVGAILLFWYFIGANTSDDGFILTMARQSHAADYMANYYRWFGVPESPFGAPYYDLLGLMTYVSTSSIWVRLPQLMAAVLTWLLLSREVLPRLGQKIADRRVAHWTAAFVFLSFWLPYNNGIRPEPIIAALSLLTWVLVEKCFATNRLLYGASAVIVATIALGAGPTGLMAVGALLAGIPAFIRMLHRRRDLGVIAQLVPFLPAGFAILMAVFGDQTLRTVTEAVHVRSAKGPSLPWYLEWVRYETLMGNNVDGSFTRRFAVLLMFAAVALVIASTLRHGGVVGAAKAPTFRLVMMFALTLFAFCFTPTKWSHHFGVFAGLGAALAALAAIVCSQIALRSVRNRLLVIGGFLFLLAFCLAGQNAWWYISSFGVPWFDKSIQFKGIESSTVMLVIALLVLLAGVISGFLDEVREVRGDGARKDRRLAKFDGLFAAPIAVLSALVVVFSCLSLGKGFVSQYPAYSVGLGNLRALTGNSCNLAQDALLETDTNDAFLTPIEGTLAESLDDGDGVGFGPNNIPETIVGGGVDTSARSAGTVAGASDAEADTASGDSAGSSTSTQGAREEQGANGSNIRLPFGIDYTKVPVVGSHRYGAQFGSRVQTQWYELPETENPLLVISAAGKIAHHDINGVKQPGQKLLVEYGKRNGGSVEKLGSVEPMDIGPAPQWRNLRVPLDSLPAEADAVRITAVDTNLSGEEWVAFTPPRVPTLAPLNDVIGSEKPGLLDWAVALQFPCQRSFDHYAGVAEVPEYRISPDHPGKVTLSPFQDYNGGGVMGIAEAANKGREIPGYLKDDWQRDWGSIEEYSLRTNSRGEEPKPAAVDTEVITRSGLWYPGPMATDE from the coding sequence GTGCTGACCCTCGACAAGATTAAAAAGCTGGCGATCGCCTCTGGCATCGTCGGCTTCCTCCTGTTCATCCTGACGCCATTCCTCCCCGTCAACCAGACGCAGTCGACTGTGCACTGGCCCCAGGGAGACCTCCAGTCCATCACCGCGCCGCTCATGAGCTACGCGCCGGAGAAGCTCGAAGCAACCATCCCCGTTGATGCGTTTGATGAGCTTCACGACGGTCAAAACCTGCTCCTCGGAACCCTCCCCCAGGACTCCAAGGACGCCACGCAGCGCGGCCTCTTCATCCGCCTAGGCGAAAACGGCCTCGACGCCGTGGTGAAGGACAAGGTGATCTTCGCACTGAGCCGGGAGGACGTCGACAAGCTACAGCCCACAGACGAGCTGAAGCTAGTCAGCGACGCCGAGGGGACGACCATCACCCTCGGCAGCCACGAGGGCTCGACTGACGAAGACACCAGACCGCAAGTCACAGGACTATACACAGAACTCAACCGGGAGGCGAACGTACCTGGCCTTAGCGCCGACATCACCATCAACTCCCGCTTCACCTCCTCGCCAAGCCTGATCAAATACCTCGCCATGTGGGGCGGCATCGCCTGCCTCCTCCTGTCACTGTTCAGCCTCTGGAAATTCGACCAACTCGCGGGCAACCACCAGCCCGAATACACCCCCCGGTGGAAAACCATCACCCCCCTCGACGGCATCGTCGGCGCCATCCTCCTGTTCTGGTACTTCATCGGCGCCAACACTTCCGACGACGGATTCATCCTCACCATGGCCCGGCAATCGCACGCCGCCGACTACATGGCCAATTACTACCGCTGGTTCGGCGTCCCCGAATCACCCTTCGGCGCGCCCTACTACGACCTGCTGGGCTTGATGACGTATGTGTCCACGTCGTCGATCTGGGTCCGCCTCCCCCAGCTGATGGCAGCGGTGCTGACGTGGCTGCTGTTGTCGCGTGAGGTCCTCCCCCGGTTGGGGCAGAAGATAGCAGATAGAAGAGTTGCGCACTGGACCGCCGCCTTCGTCTTCCTCTCCTTCTGGCTGCCGTACAACAACGGCATCCGCCCCGAGCCGATCATCGCCGCACTCTCGCTGCTTACGTGGGTGCTCGTGGAGAAATGCTTTGCGACGAACAGGCTCCTCTACGGCGCCTCGGCTGTTATTGTTGCGACAATTGCGCTCGGCGCCGGCCCGACCGGGCTCATGGCCGTCGGCGCGCTGCTCGCCGGGATTCCGGCATTCATCCGCATGCTGCACCGTCGCAGGGACCTCGGAGTCATCGCACAACTCGTGCCGTTCCTGCCCGCCGGCTTCGCCATCCTCATGGCGGTGTTCGGCGACCAGACGCTGCGCACCGTCACCGAGGCCGTGCACGTCCGCTCCGCGAAGGGGCCGTCGCTGCCGTGGTACCTCGAGTGGGTGCGCTATGAGACGCTCATGGGCAACAACGTGGACGGGTCGTTTACCCGTAGGTTCGCGGTACTACTCATGTTCGCGGCTGTTGCTCTTGTGATTGCCTCCACCCTGCGCCACGGCGGGGTCGTCGGCGCGGCCAAGGCACCGACCTTCCGGCTCGTCATGATGTTCGCGCTCACCTTATTCGCGTTCTGCTTCACGCCCACCAAGTGGTCCCACCACTTCGGTGTGTTCGCCGGGCTTGGTGCCGCCCTTGCTGCCCTGGCGGCGATCGTCTGCTCGCAAATCGCGCTGCGCTCCGTGCGGAACCGGCTGCTTGTCATCGGCGGGTTCCTGTTCCTGCTCGCCTTCTGCCTCGCTGGGCAGAACGCGTGGTGGTACATCTCGTCGTTTGGCGTGCCGTGGTTCGACAAGTCGATTCAGTTCAAGGGGATCGAGTCCTCCACCGTCATGCTCGTCATCGCGCTGCTTGTTTTGTTGGCGGGAGTCATCAGCGGGTTCCTCGACGAAGTGCGGGAGGTGCGAGGAGACGGTGCCAGAAAGGATCGTCGACTAGCAAAATTCGACGGACTCTTCGCCGCGCCGATAGCCGTGCTCAGCGCCCTCGTCGTCGTGTTCAGCTGCCTCAGCCTGGGCAAAGGGTTCGTGTCGCAATACCCGGCGTACTCCGTCGGGCTCGGCAACCTGCGCGCACTGACCGGAAACAGCTGCAACCTCGCACAGGACGCGCTGCTCGAAACCGACACCAACGACGCGTTCCTCACCCCCATCGAAGGAACCCTCGCCGAATCGCTTGACGACGGCGACGGTGTCGGCTTCGGCCCCAACAACATCCCCGAAACCATCGTCGGTGGCGGTGTCGACACCTCAGCACGATCAGCCGGAACCGTGGCTGGTGCCAGTGATGCAGAAGCAGACACCGCCAGCGGCGACTCCGCCGGATCCAGCACCAGCACGCAGGGCGCCCGAGAAGAACAAGGCGCCAACGGATCCAATATCCGGCTGCCGTTCGGCATCGACTACACCAAGGTCCCCGTCGTCGGCTCGCACCGGTATGGGGCCCAGTTCGGGTCGAGGGTGCAGACGCAGTGGTACGAGCTGCCGGAGACGGAGAACCCGCTGCTCGTCATCTCCGCGGCTGGTAAAATTGCGCACCATGATATCAATGGGGTGAAACAGCCGGGGCAGAAACTCCTGGTGGAATACGGAAAGCGCAACGGGGGGAGCGTCGAAAAGCTAGGAAGCGTGGAACCGATGGATATCGGACCCGCCCCCCAGTGGAGGAACCTGAGGGTGCCGCTCGACAGCCTGCCTGCCGAGGCCGACGCCGTGCGAATCACAGCAGTGGACACAAACCTCAGCGGGGAGGAGTGGGTGGCTTTCACCCCACCGCGCGTCCCCACCCTCGCGCCCCTCAACGACGTCATCGGCTCCGAGAAGCCGGGGCTTTTGGACTGGGCCGTCGCACTCCAGTTCCCGTGCCAGCGGTCCTTCGACCACTACGCGGGTGTGGCGGAAGTGCCGGAATACCGCATTTCGCCGGACCACCCGGGCAAGGTGACGCTGTCGCCGTTCCAGGATTACAACGGCGGTGGCGTGATGGGGATTGCGGAGGCCGCCAACAAGGGTCGCGAAATCCCCGGGTACCTGAAGGACGATTGGCAGCGGGACTGGGGCTCCATCGAAGAGT
- a CDS encoding galactan 5-O-arabinofuranosyltransferase, with translation MGNEYAPDRLPLATTLAAIAAAGVGGGLATFLVWFALRHTNLPAFTSSNLTTAVATAGTVIVCLAAAAAVWCWFHGPTKLRPLVYLVCYLAPAGIVCTTTAVPLSTSKLWLDGITGDQEFRTQFLTRLTDSWHISDMNYIDMPSYYPGSWFWLGGRFANILGLPGWEVFQPWALVSIAGAVSVLTPVWQRLIGSLPVATAITLVTTCVVLVISAAEPYAAIIAAGSSAAMVLAGRALRGHLWSLIGIIVFLGISATMYTLYTSVLAGTLILGSAIVAALVEQSIKPLLRMILIGICSGLIALTVWGPYLWAVLSGRPRSGATSQHYLPYSGAQVPLPMFSFTVIGLLCLVGLIYMMLNILEPDIMSLGITVIVTYGWIIASMVASLGGTTLLGFRLDAVLTVCLATLGVLGLAQAHLSYLPTKPRITAAVAIVIALAGIYYAQEIPARNTNAIDRAHTDTDGEGRRADRFAPGSATFYEAIDAELRTHTTSPADTVVLTDERTFLAYYPYRGFQAMTSHYANPLGQFDLRNTLIEHWANASWNELKDPDAFKDALDASPWAPPQAFIFRGNADDMDTGWTYDLAEDIYPNNPNVRFRGIFFNPAVFSAPYWDVAQVGPFVVVTLN, from the coding sequence ATGGGCAACGAGTACGCACCTGACCGCCTCCCACTCGCCACAACGCTCGCAGCCATCGCTGCAGCGGGCGTGGGAGGCGGCCTCGCGACGTTCTTAGTCTGGTTCGCCCTCCGCCACACAAACCTCCCGGCCTTCACAAGCTCGAACCTCACCACCGCCGTCGCCACCGCCGGCACGGTCATCGTCTGCCTTGCCGCAGCCGCCGCCGTGTGGTGCTGGTTCCACGGCCCAACGAAACTTCGGCCACTTGTGTACCTTGTGTGCTATCTAGCACCAGCCGGGATTGTGTGTACCACCACCGCCGTGCCCCTCTCGACCAGCAAACTCTGGCTCGACGGCATCACCGGTGACCAGGAATTCCGCACGCAATTCCTCACCCGCCTCACCGACAGCTGGCACATCTCGGACATGAACTACATCGACATGCCGAGCTACTACCCCGGCAGCTGGTTCTGGCTCGGCGGGCGCTTTGCCAACATCCTCGGACTACCCGGCTGGGAAGTGTTCCAACCCTGGGCACTCGTCTCCATCGCCGGTGCCGTGAGCGTCCTCACCCCCGTCTGGCAACGCCTCATCGGCTCCCTGCCCGTCGCCACGGCGATCACGCTCGTCACCACCTGTGTCGTACTCGTTATCTCCGCCGCCGAACCCTACGCGGCGATCATCGCCGCCGGCAGCTCCGCCGCCATGGTGCTCGCCGGCCGGGCGCTGCGCGGCCACCTCTGGTCACTCATCGGCATCATCGTCTTCCTCGGCATCTCCGCGACGATGTACACCCTGTACACCTCCGTCCTCGCCGGCACCCTCATCCTCGGCTCCGCCATCGTCGCCGCACTCGTCGAACAATCCATCAAGCCCCTCCTGCGGATGATCCTCATCGGCATCTGCTCCGGCCTCATCGCCCTCACAGTCTGGGGCCCCTACCTGTGGGCCGTCCTCTCCGGACGCCCCCGCTCCGGCGCCACCAGCCAGCACTACCTGCCCTACTCCGGTGCCCAAGTTCCCCTGCCCATGTTCAGCTTCACCGTCATCGGGCTCCTGTGCCTGGTCGGACTCATCTACATGATGCTGAACATCCTCGAACCCGACATCATGTCGCTCGGCATCACCGTCATCGTCACCTACGGCTGGATCATCGCCTCCATGGTCGCCTCCCTCGGCGGCACGACGCTCCTCGGCTTCCGCCTCGATGCCGTCCTCACCGTGTGCCTGGCCACCCTCGGTGTCCTCGGGCTTGCGCAGGCGCACCTGTCATACTTGCCGACGAAGCCCCGCATCACCGCGGCTGTTGCTATTGTGATTGCGCTCGCCGGAATCTACTACGCCCAGGAAATCCCCGCCCGCAACACCAACGCCATCGACCGCGCGCACACCGACACCGACGGCGAAGGCAGGCGCGCCGATAGGTTCGCGCCCGGGTCTGCGACGTTCTACGAGGCTATCGACGCGGAGTTGCGGACGCACACCACCTCCCCGGCTGATACTGTTGTGCTTACTGATGAACGAACCTTCCTCGCCTACTACCCCTACCGCGGGTTCCAAGCCATGACGAGCCACTACGCCAACCCCCTCGGCCAGTTCGACCTCCGCAACACGCTCATTGAGCACTGGGCCAACGCCTCCTGGAATGAACTCAAAGACCCCGATGCGTTCAAGGATGCCCTCGACGCGTCCCCCTGGGCTCCTCCGCAGGCCTTCATCTTCCGCGGCAACGCAGACGACATGGACACCGGCTGGACGTATGACCTCGCTGAGGACATCTACCCCAACAACCCCAACGTCCGCTTCCGTGGGATCTTTTTCAACCCCGCAGTATTTTCCGCCCCATACTGGGATGTGGCCCAAGTTGGCCCCTTCGTAGTAGTGACCTTAAACTGA
- a CDS encoding decaprenylphospho-beta-D-erythro-pentofuranosid-2-ulose 2-reductase: MLNAVGEAQNILLLGGTSEIGLAIVKEFLPAHVTLAIRPGSSHAEQAKAEIESAGARSVRVIDFDALDFASHPAVIDEAFEGHDFDVAIVAFGILGDNEEQWQNQAKAVEAVQTNYTAAVSVGVLLGQKFKAQGHGTIVAMSSVAGMKVRRSNFVYGSAKAGLDGFYEQLGEALREDGVHVLLVRPGQVRTRMSAGVKEAPLTVNREDVAKAVHEAVVKRDDTVWVHPAFKYVSLVLNHIPKPIFRKLPF, translated from the coding sequence ATGCTCAACGCAGTAGGAGAAGCACAAAACATCCTCCTCTTAGGAGGCACCAGCGAGATCGGGCTGGCAATTGTCAAGGAATTCCTGCCCGCCCACGTCACCCTCGCCATCCGCCCCGGCTCCAGCCACGCCGAGCAGGCTAAGGCAGAGATCGAATCCGCCGGTGCGCGCAGCGTCCGGGTCATCGACTTCGATGCGCTCGACTTCGCCTCCCACCCGGCTGTTATTGACGAGGCATTTGAGGGCCATGATTTCGATGTGGCAATCGTTGCCTTCGGGATCCTCGGCGACAACGAAGAACAGTGGCAGAACCAGGCCAAGGCCGTCGAGGCCGTGCAGACCAACTACACCGCCGCCGTCTCCGTCGGCGTCCTGTTGGGCCAGAAGTTCAAGGCCCAGGGCCACGGCACCATCGTGGCGATGAGCTCCGTCGCAGGCATGAAGGTGCGCCGCTCCAACTTCGTCTACGGCTCTGCCAAGGCGGGTCTCGACGGCTTCTACGAACAGCTCGGTGAGGCACTGCGCGAGGATGGCGTCCACGTCCTCCTCGTCCGCCCCGGCCAGGTTCGCACGCGGATGTCCGCCGGTGTCAAGGAAGCGCCCCTCACCGTCAACCGTGAGGATGTAGCAAAAGCGGTCCACGAGGCCGTCGTCAAGCGTGACGATACCGTGTGGGTACACCCAGCGTTCAAGTACGTCTCCCTCGTGCTGAACCACATCCCGAAGCCCATCTTCCGGAAGCTCCCCTTCTAA
- a CDS encoding FAD-binding oxidoreductase, whose translation MTTETGATSSAASGGKGAYTTEARTLTGWGRTAPTTANVLYAHGVDEIVAAVKDAADHSAAGDHRGIIARGMGRSYGDPAQNAGGIVVDMTGLNTIHSIDTATGIVDVDAGVTLDQLMKAALPYGLWVPVLPGTRQVTIGGAIGPDIHGKNHHSAGSFGNHVVSMELLTADGEIRHLEPDSDIFWATVGGMGLTGIILRARIQMTRTETAYFLSDTVRTNNLDETIAEHSNGAEANYTYSSAWFDCINPEPKLGRATISRGSLATLAQLEEFAPKLAKDPLKFNAPQLMTVPDIFPSWTMNKLTLNTIGELYYAMGKDSTNDIKNLTQFYQPLDLIGEWNRGYGKAGFLQYQFVVPTEAVEPFKEIIKDIQASGHYSALNVFKLFGEGNKAPLSYPMKGWNVCVDFPIRKGLGTFLDNLDERVMEFGGRLYLAKESRTSAENFHKMYPGLEGWLKLRNELDPHGVFASDMSRRLELK comes from the coding sequence ATGACTACTGAGACTGGCGCAACTTCTTCCGCAGCTTCGGGCGGAAAAGGAGCCTACACCACAGAAGCACGTACCCTCACCGGCTGGGGCCGCACCGCCCCTACCACGGCAAACGTCCTGTACGCACACGGCGTTGACGAGATCGTCGCCGCCGTGAAGGACGCCGCCGACCACTCCGCCGCCGGCGACCACCGTGGCATCATCGCCCGCGGCATGGGCCGCTCCTACGGCGACCCCGCACAAAACGCCGGTGGCATCGTCGTCGACATGACGGGACTGAACACCATCCACTCCATCGACACCGCCACCGGCATCGTCGACGTGGATGCGGGTGTCACCCTTGACCAGCTAATGAAGGCCGCACTGCCCTATGGCCTGTGGGTTCCGGTTCTCCCGGGCACCCGCCAGGTGACCATCGGCGGTGCCATCGGACCCGATATTCACGGCAAGAACCACCACTCGGCTGGTTCCTTCGGCAACCACGTCGTAAGCATGGAATTGCTCACAGCAGACGGTGAGATCCGTCACCTCGAGCCGGACTCTGACATCTTCTGGGCCACCGTCGGCGGCATGGGGCTCACCGGCATCATCCTCCGCGCCCGCATCCAGATGACGCGCACGGAAACCGCCTACTTCCTGTCCGACACGGTCCGCACCAACAACCTCGACGAGACTATCGCCGAGCACTCCAACGGCGCCGAGGCGAACTACACGTACTCCTCCGCCTGGTTCGACTGCATCAACCCCGAGCCGAAACTCGGCCGCGCCACCATTTCCCGTGGCAGCCTGGCCACCCTCGCCCAGCTGGAGGAATTCGCCCCCAAGCTGGCCAAGGACCCGCTGAAGTTCAACGCCCCGCAGCTGATGACGGTGCCGGACATCTTCCCCTCGTGGACGATGAACAAGCTCACCCTCAACACCATCGGCGAGCTGTACTACGCCATGGGCAAGGACTCCACAAACGACATCAAGAACCTGACGCAGTTCTACCAGCCGCTGGACCTCATCGGTGAGTGGAACCGTGGCTACGGCAAGGCCGGTTTCCTCCAGTACCAGTTCGTCGTGCCCACCGAGGCCGTCGAGCCGTTCAAGGAGATCATCAAGGACATCCAGGCCTCCGGCCACTACTCGGCACTCAACGTGTTCAAGCTGTTCGGCGAAGGCAACAAGGCACCGCTGTCCTACCCGATGAAGGGCTGGAACGTGTGCGTCGACTTCCCCATCCGCAAGGGCCTCGGCACCTTCCTCGACAACCTCGACGAGCGCGTCATGGAGTTCGGCGGCCGCCTCTACCTGGCCAAGGAATCCCGCACCAGCGCCGAGAACTTCCACAAGATGTACCCGGGCCTGGAAGGCTGGCTGAAGCTCCGCAACGAGCTCGACCCGCACGGCGTCTTCGCCTCCGACATGTCCCGCCGCCTCGAACTGAAGTAA
- a CDS encoding GtrA family protein, which produces MDSLGKQGYRFIVSGCISAVFDIGLTYLFQFGFGWAPFYARTIGFIVGTLVAYMINRRWTFGMGASTKRFMQVWLLYGMSYFLNTLIYDYGFHFLDNFVNQYVAATAAFVVAQGVATVINFFVQRWFIFNKNRNGNS; this is translated from the coding sequence GTGGATTCTCTAGGCAAGCAGGGCTACCGGTTTATCGTCTCCGGGTGCATTTCTGCAGTATTCGATATCGGCCTGACCTACCTGTTCCAATTCGGTTTCGGGTGGGCGCCGTTCTACGCGCGCACCATCGGTTTCATTGTCGGCACGCTGGTGGCGTACATGATCAACCGCCGCTGGACGTTCGGGATGGGCGCGTCCACCAAGCGGTTCATGCAGGTGTGGCTGCTGTATGGGATGAGCTACTTCCTCAACACCCTGATCTACGATTACGGGTTCCACTTCCTGGATAACTTCGTCAACCAGTACGTGGCGGCCACGGCGGCGTTCGTCGTCGCGCAGGGGGTCGCCACGGTCATCAACTTCTTTGTGCAGCGCTGGTTCATTTTTAACAAGAACCGCAACGGCAATTCCTAA
- the glfT1 gene encoding galactofuranosyltransferase GlfT1 → MVSMDIAAVIVTHNRVELLRNSLEVVCNQSYPVRWVIVVDNGDQEDVEKLVKEVAGARAVYCPSKTNLGGGGGFAYGFLTALAMGADAVWCADDDGRPEDSSVLETLVTCMDERGLDEVSPVVLNLNEPEKLAFPLRRGLTWRRKRSELGRGFLPGIASLFNGALITAHAMEAIGVPDYRLFIRGDEVEYHRRLVRSGMKFGTCLDTAYLHPDGSDEFKPILGGRMHTQYPDSDFKRFFTYRNRGYLMNQPGMRKLLPQEYARFAWFFLVQEKDPAGFREWLRLHRLGRQEKFERP, encoded by the coding sequence ATGGTGTCCATGGATATCGCTGCCGTCATCGTCACGCACAACCGCGTCGAACTGCTCCGCAACTCGCTCGAGGTGGTCTGCAACCAGAGTTACCCCGTGCGGTGGGTGATCGTTGTGGACAACGGCGACCAGGAGGACGTCGAAAAGCTCGTAAAAGAAGTAGCTGGGGCGCGGGCCGTGTACTGCCCGAGTAAGACGAACCTCGGCGGGGGCGGCGGGTTCGCGTACGGGTTCCTGACGGCGCTGGCGATGGGTGCCGATGCCGTGTGGTGCGCCGACGACGATGGGCGGCCGGAGGACTCTTCCGTTTTGGAAACGCTCGTGACATGCATGGACGAGCGGGGGCTGGACGAGGTCTCCCCCGTCGTGCTGAACCTCAACGAGCCCGAGAAGCTCGCGTTCCCCCTGCGACGCGGGCTCACCTGGCGGCGCAAGCGCTCCGAACTGGGGCGAGGTTTCCTGCCCGGCATCGCCAGCCTCTTCAACGGTGCCCTCATCACCGCGCACGCGATGGAAGCCATCGGCGTGCCCGACTACCGCCTGTTCATCCGCGGCGACGAGGTGGAATACCACCGGCGACTCGTGCGCAGTGGGATGAAATTTGGCACCTGCCTCGACACCGCCTACCTGCACCCCGACGGCAGCGACGAGTTCAAACCGATCCTCGGCGGGCGGATGCACACGCAATACCCCGACAGCGACTTCAAGCGCTTCTTCACCTACCGCAACAGGGGTTACCTCATGAATCAGCCGGGGATGCGCAAGCTGTTGCCGCAGGAATACGCCCGCTTCGCCTGGTTCTTCCTCGTGCAAGAAAAAGACCCGGCCGGTTTCCGCGAATGGTTGCGGCTCCACCGGCTCGGGCGCCAGGAAAAGTTCGAACGACCCTAG
- the wzt gene encoding galactan export ABC transporter ATP-binding subunit Wzt/RfbE produces MVSIDTYNACVDFPIFDAKSRSMKKAFLGAAGGVIGKTADNVIVVEALKDINLHLREGDRVGLVGHNGAGKSTLLRLLSGIYEPTRGAADVRGRVAPVFDLGVGMDPEISGYENIIIRGLFLGQSRRQMKKKMDEIAEFTELGDYLNMPLRTYSSGMRIRLALGVVTSIEPEILLLDEGIGAVDAAFMAKARARLSELVKRSGILVFASHSNDFLAQLCTTALWVDHGQIRKAGTVPDIVESYEGKEAADHVRRLLKNMDE; encoded by the coding sequence ATGGTTTCTATCGATACGTATAACGCGTGCGTCGACTTCCCCATTTTTGACGCCAAGTCCCGCTCCATGAAGAAGGCGTTCCTCGGCGCCGCCGGTGGTGTCATCGGCAAGACCGCCGACAATGTCATCGTCGTCGAGGCGCTGAAAGACATCAACCTACACCTGCGGGAGGGCGACCGCGTGGGACTCGTCGGCCACAACGGCGCCGGCAAGTCCACCCTGTTGCGCCTGCTCAGCGGCATCTATGAGCCCACCCGTGGCGCGGCGGACGTGCGCGGCCGGGTGGCCCCCGTGTTCGACCTCGGCGTGGGCATGGATCCGGAGATCTCCGGCTACGAGAACATCATCATCCGTGGCCTCTTCCTCGGGCAGTCGCGCCGTCAAATGAAGAAGAAGATGGATGAGATCGCCGAGTTCACCGAGCTGGGCGACTACCTCAACATGCCGCTGCGCACCTACTCCTCCGGTATGCGCATCCGACTCGCCCTCGGTGTGGTCACCTCCATCGAGCCGGAGATTTTGCTTCTCGACGAGGGCATCGGTGCCGTCGACGCGGCGTTTATGGCCAAGGCCCGCGCCCGCCTCTCGGAGCTGGTTAAACGCTCCGGCATCCTCGTCTTTGCCTCGCACTCCAACGACTTCTTGGCACAGCTGTGCACCACCGCACTGTGGGTGGATCACGGCCAGATCCGGAAAGCTGGGACGGTCCCGGACATCGTCGAATCCTACGAGGGCAAGGAGGCCGCCGACCACGTGCGTCGTCTCCTGAAGAACATGGACGAGTAA
- the wzm gene encoding galactan export ABC transporter permease subunit Wzm/RfbD: MHTDNSGKDLARITATEVRDIPPSKSRTLSAAWADLVRGLKQYELWLQLGWQDIKQRYRRSVLGPLWITIATGVMALALGLLYSLLFKIPLETFLPHVTVGLIMWNFISGCIKEGSDIFIDNEGLIKQLPSALSVHVYRLVWKQLLFLGHNLVIWAILMLIFPRPLGWDILLIFPALALLIVNGAWVAMFFGIVATRYRDFSPLLEALTQLLFYVTPIVWMTDTLTEQGPEVAGRAKLALLNPLYHYMEVVRAPLIGAPIHAYNWWVVLACTVIGVGLALMAMKKWRFRVSYWV; the protein is encoded by the coding sequence GTGCACACTGACAACTCTGGTAAGGACCTCGCGCGGATTACCGCCACCGAGGTGCGAGACATTCCGCCGAGCAAGTCGCGGACGTTGAGCGCCGCGTGGGCGGACCTCGTCCGCGGACTGAAACAGTACGAGCTGTGGCTGCAGCTGGGCTGGCAGGACATCAAGCAGCGGTACCGCCGCAGTGTCCTCGGCCCCCTGTGGATCACCATCGCCACCGGCGTCATGGCCCTGGCGCTGGGACTGTTGTACTCACTGCTGTTCAAGATTCCCCTGGAGACGTTCCTGCCGCACGTGACGGTGGGCCTCATCATGTGGAACTTCATCTCCGGCTGCATCAAGGAGGGCTCGGATATCTTCATCGATAACGAGGGCCTCATCAAGCAGCTGCCGAGCGCACTGAGTGTCCACGTGTACCGGCTGGTGTGGAAGCAGCTCCTGTTCCTGGGGCACAACCTCGTCATCTGGGCGATCCTCATGCTTATCTTCCCACGGCCGCTGGGGTGGGACATCCTCCTCATCTTCCCGGCGCTGGCGCTGCTCATTGTCAACGGCGCGTGGGTGGCCATGTTCTTCGGCATCGTCGCCACGCGCTACCGCGATTTCTCCCCACTGCTGGAGGCGCTGACGCAGCTGCTGTTCTATGTCACCCCCATCGTGTGGATGACTGATACCCTCACCGAGCAGGGCCCGGAGGTCGCAGGGCGCGCGAAGCTGGCGCTTCTGAACCCGCTGTACCACTACATGGAGGTCGTCCGCGCACCGCTCATCGGTGCCCCGATCCACGCGTACAACTGGTGGGTGGTCCTGGCTTGCACCGTCATCGGTGTTGGCCTGGCCCTCATGGCGATGAAAAAATGGCGCTTCCGCGTCAGCTACTGGGTGTAA